The proteins below are encoded in one region of Populus alba chromosome 2, ASM523922v2, whole genome shotgun sequence:
- the LOC118052738 gene encoding cytochrome P450 83B1: MALSDFLILSLPVFLLFLLIKRNKTTKKACLPPGPDGLPFIGNLHQLGNSNLHQYLWKLSQKHGPLMYLRLGFKPALIVSSAKMAREILKTHDLEFCSRPALTVMKKISYNGLDLAVAPYGAYWRELKKICVVRVFSSIRAQSFRPIREDEVSRMIENISKSALASKPFNLTEELVSLTSTTICRVAFGKRYEIGGSDKNRFLELLHEIQAMVSSFFLSDYFPCLGWLVDKLTGLSYRLEKSFKEFDAFYKGIIDDNLDPNRPKPEREDTILDFLLQIYKDGSFKVQLTMDHIKAILTDIFLAGTDTSAVTMNWAMTFLMKNPKAMRKAQEEVRNLFGNKGFVHEDDVQQLPYLKAVVKETMRLQPTAPLLIPRETTKECSVGGYEIPAKTLVYVSAWAVGRDPEAWENPYEFDPDRFLGSSIDVRGNDFELIPFGAGRRICPGIFLALATVELSLANLLHKFDWEMPSGVEDIDMDDVLPGLVPHMRDALCLVPKLVCDGKMGHKGTGAHDY; this comes from the exons ATGGCTTTATCCGACTTCCTAATTCTATCTCTCCCCGTTTTCCTCTTGTTTCTTCTGATCAAGAGAAACAAAACCACTAAAAAGGCCTGTTTGCCTCCTGGTCCTGATGGTCTTCCCTTCATCGGTAACTTACACCAGCTTGGCAATTCCAACCTTCATCAGTATCTATGGAAACTCTCTCAAAAACATGGCCCCCTCATGTACTTGAGGCTAGGTTTCAAGCCAGCCCTGATAGTCTCTTCAGCCAAAATGGCTAGAGAGATATTGAAAACTCATGACCTCGAATTTTGTAGTAGGCCTGCCTTGActgtcatgaaaaaaatttcctACAATGGCTTGGACTTGGCTGTGGCCCCATATGGAGCTTATTGGAgggagttgaaaaaaatatgtgtcGTTCGTGTCTTTAGCTCAATTCGAGCACAAAGTTTCCGTCCCATTAGAGAAGATGAGGTTTCTCGTATGATCGAAAACATATCCAAATCAGCTCTGGCTTCTAAACCATTCAACTTGACTGAAGAATTGGTGTCTCTCACAAGCACAACAATATGCAGAGTTGCCTTTGGAAAAAGGTATGAAATTGGAGGAAGCGATAAAAATAGGTTCCTAGAGCTGCTTCACGAAATCCAGGCTATGGTTTCAAGCTTTTTCCTTTCGGATTATTTTCCTTGCTTGGGCTGGCTCGTCGATAAACTAACCGGACTGTCCTATCGTCTGGAAAAGAGTTTCAAGGAATTTGATGCTTTCTACAAAGGAATCATTGATGACAATCTTGATCCAAATAGGCCTAAGCCCGAGAGAGAGGATACTATACTTGATTTTTTGCTTCAGATATACAAGGATGGCTCATTTAAAGTTCAGCTAACCATGGATCACATCAAAGCAATTCTAACG GACATATTTCTTGCGGGGACAGACACAAGTGCAGTTACTATGAATTGGGCCATGACCTTTCTAATGAAGAATCCTAAAGCAATGCGAAAAGCTCAAGAAGAAGTTAGAAATTTATTTGGAAATAAAGGTTTTGTGCATGAAGATGATGTTCAACAATTGCCTTACCTGAAAGCTGTGGTTAAAGAGACCATGAGATTGCAACCAACAGCACCACTACTGATCCCAAGAGAAACAACCAAGGAGTGTTCCGTAGGAGGGTACGAAATACCAGCCAAGACCTTAGTTTACGTGAGTGCTTGGGCTGTTGGAAGGGACCCGGAAGCTTGGGAGAACCCATATGAGTTCGATCCTGATAGATTCTTGGGCAGTTCCATTGATGTGAGAGGAAATGATTTTGAGCTCATACCATTTGGTGCTGGTCGGAGAATTTGTCCTGGGATATTTCTTGCACTCGCCACTGTGGAGCTTTCACTTGCGAATCTTCTTCATAAATTTGACTGGGAAATGCCATCTGGGGTGGAAGATATAGACATGGATGATGTGCTTCCCGGTCTTGTTCCTCATATGAGGGATGCTCTCTGCCTTGTGCCTAAGCTTGTGTGTGATGGGAAAATGGGGCATAAGGGCACCGGAGCTCATGATTATTAG
- the LOC118052735 gene encoding uncharacterized protein yields the protein MSTVEAEKKAEEEKKAEEKGGELLFCGATCWDIIGRKKGAQEGNLVSPTRLRPLVGVNIRFVASGSASCHCVALDVEGRCYTWGRNERGQLGHGDTIQRDRPTVVSELSKYKLIKAGAGRSHTVVVTEDGLSLAFGWNKHGQLGSGSARNEIESSPVRCLVSDVKTTACGGDFTVWLSSVEGASILSAGLPQYGQLGHGTDNEYNTKDSSVRLAYEAQPRPRALTALARETIVKVACGTNHTVAVDSNGYVYTWGFGGYGRLGHREQKDEWVPRRVDVFSKHNVLPPEAVISAGSVNSACTAGGGQLYMWGKIKNTGDDWMYPKPLMDLSGWNLRCMDSGNMHHFVGADNSCISWGHAQNGELGYGPSGQKSSAVPKKVDILEGMHVIGVACGMGHSMVIVDRMNVGDRLDQLDVYDGKASGEGSAEPERKNLVKQSAKKGAAKVSDNSRKRKSKDSSESEDEENGDDESDASEDQVNGQTEKKSKRGGKVSGRGQSKGGKKSTSDGKSTGRGRGRPLSGNKSTVSSQEKAGKRGRPRKS from the exons ATGTCGACTGTCGAAGCGGAGAAGAAGgcagaagaggagaagaaggcaGAGGAGAAAGGAGGGGAGCTATTGTTCTGTGGCGCCACGTGTTGGGATATTATTGGTCGCAAGAAAGGCGCACAGGAAGGCAACTTAGTCTCACCTACTCGGCTCCGTCCTCTTGTTGGTGTCAATATCCGCTTCGTTGCCTCCGGTTCCG CGTCGTGTCACTGTGTAGCATTGGATGTTGAAGGGCGTTGCTACACATGGGGACGCAATGAG AGGGGGCAACTGGGTCATGGAGACACGATTCAGCGCGATAGGCCAACCGTCGTTTCTGAACTTTCCAA GTATAAACTCATCAAGGCTGGAGCTGGTAGGAGCCATACGGTAGTGGTTACTGAAGATGGTTTATCGCTTGCATTTGGCTGGAATAAACATGGGCAGCTGGGCTCTGGCTCAGCAAGAAATG AAATTGAGTCATCTCCTGTTCGCTGTCTCGTTTCTGATGTCAAAACTACTGCTTGTGGCGGTGACTTCACGGTGTGGTTATCCTCTGTTGAAGGAGCTTCTATATT ATCTGCAGGCCTTCCACAGTATGGTCAACTTGGACATGGAACTGACAACGAG TACAACACAAAAGACAGCTCAGTCCGGCTAGCATATGAAGCCCAACCTCGCCCAAGAGCATTAACTGCTCTTGCCAGAGAAACCATTGTGAAAGTTGCATGCGGAACAAATCATACAG TGGCTGTGGATTCAAATGGTTATGTTTACAC GTGGGGCTTTGGCGGTTATGGAAG GCTTGGACATAGAGAGCAGAAGGATGAATGGGTCCCTCGGCGTGTGGATGTCTTCTCAAAGCACAATGTTCTGCCTCCTGAAGCAGTTATTTCAGCTGGTTCTGTGAATTCTGCATGTACTGCAG GAGGTGGACAGTTGTATATGtggggaaaaataaaaaatactggcGATGACTGGATGTATCCTAAACCTCTCATGGATTTAAG TGGTTGGAATTTACGTTGCATGGATTCAGGAAACATGCATCATTTTGTTGGTGCTGATAACTCCTGCATTAGTTGGGGTCATGCTCAAAATGGAGAACTGGGATATGGCCCTAGTGGTCAGAA GTCTTCAGCAGTGCCCAAGAAGGTGGATATTCTGGAGGGCATGCATGTTATTGG TGTTGCGTGTGGCATGGGCCATTCCATGGTCATAGTTGACAGAATGAATGTTGGTGATCGACTTGATCAG CTTGATGTCTATGATGGCAAAGCTTCTGGTGAAG GCAGTGCGGAGCCTGAGCGTAAAAACCTTGTGAAGCAAAGTGCGAAAAAGGGTGCTGCCAAAGTTTCCGATAACTCCAGAAAGAGGAAGTCAAAAGATTCATCGGAATCAGAAGATGAAGAGAATGGTGATGACGAAAGTGATGCCAGTGAAGATCAAGTCAATGGGCAGACAGAAAAGAAGAGCAAACGAGGTGGAAAAGTTTCCGGCAGGGGTCAAAGTAAAGgtggaaaaaaatcaacatccgATGGAAAAAGTACAGGGCGTGGGCGGGGCCGCCCTCTATCAGGAAATAAAAGCACAGTTTCGTCTCAAGAAAAAGCTGGTAAGAGAGGAAGACCACGCAAGTCGTGA